DNA from Arthrobacter sp. SLBN-112:
CGCCCGTTACGGAATTCCCCAACTCAGCCGGTTCCCCGTTCTGGACCCGTACATTATGAACAAGCAGGTTGACCGGTACCGCAAGGGCAAGCGCACCCTCACTGCATTGTGTGAGGAGTACGGCGTGGTCCTGGACAACGCCCACACGTCGGCGGCGGATGCGCTGGCCACCCTTCGGGTCCTGGATGCGATGGCAGGAAAGTTCCCAAAGCTGGTGATGCCGGCCAGCCAGCTACACCAGCTGCAGGTGGATTGGGCGGTGAGCCAGGCCGCGGACTTCCAGGGGTACCTCCGAAAGACGAAACCGGCCGCCGTGATCGAGGGAGACTGGCCGGTGCTGCCGCCCCAGGATGCCACGGCGGGCGGCTTTTAGACACAGCCGCATTACTCCTGAATCACCCGCGCTGCTCCTGATTGCGAGGCATGTCACAGTCACCCTGCTTAACATTCGTGGGGGCGCACGCAACCTGATCATTCATCAGAAGAGGGAAAGCATGCGCAAGGTGGCCCGGCGCAATGCCCAGCGGCAGAATTTCCTTTCCCAGAAGAGGGATCCAGCTGGCGGTTATTCGGACGGCGCCTGCTGTTCACGCTAGTGAGACAATAAAGTTTTGCGGTCACCCCTGCCCCGACGGTTTGACCAGCACCGGGCAGGTGCCAGGCGCCACAGCGCTGCCTTGCGGCCCGGTCGACTTATGACTCATATGAAAGTGACAACCTGATGAAAATCAAAGCGATGAAGTGGCTCACTACCGCTCCCGTTGCGCTTGCCCTCGCGGTTTCCCTCGCTGCCTGCGGCGGCGGGTCTTCCCAGCCCAGTGGCACCCCCACTGACGCCCTGAAGGGCAGTGACCAGCAGACGCTGGACAAGTACACCACCGCCGATGTCACCCCCATCGACAAGATCGACAAGAGCAAGCTCAACCTCATCACTGAGGGCACCCTGCGCGTGGGAACGTTGTCAGACGCCCCCCCGAATATCTTCGTTGATCCGGCCGGCAAGTTCACCGGCTACGACAATGAGCTTCTGCGGGCGATGGCCGACAAGCTGGGGCTCAAGGTCGAGTTCGCCTCCACCAAGTTCCAAGCGCTTCTTAGCCAAGTTAAGAACAAGCAGTTCGACGTCGGATCCTCCTCGATTTCCACCACGGACGCCCGCCGTGAAACGGTTGCATTCACCAATGGCTACGACTTCGGCTACATGGCCCTGGTGACCAAGGAAGACGCCAAGGTTCAGACGTTCGCTGAACTGAAGAGCGGCCTGCGCATTGGCGTTGTCAGCGGCAGCGTCCAGGAAGACTACGTCAAGAACACCCTGAACATTGAGCCTGTTTCCTTCCCCGACTACAACACGGTCTTCGCCAGCCTGAAGAGCGGGCAAGTGGACGCCTGGGTGTCCCCGTCCCAGCAGGCAACCGGCCAGGTCAAGCCCGGTGACGGCACGAAAATCGCCGAGAAGAAGCTGAACACGCAGAATTTCACCGCCTACGCCGTTGCCAAGGACAACCCTGCCCTGCTCGAAGCGCTGAACTCTGCCCTTGACGCCATTGTTGCCGATGGCACATGGTCCAAGCTGACTGCCCAGTGGTACACGGACCGCCCGACCGCTGCCGAACAGACACCCGAGGGTTGGAAGCCTGGCAGCAAGGCCGTCAAGATTCCGGCGAAATAGACACTGGCCACTTAGAAAAGATAGCGACGCCATATGGATTTCCTGCAACGACTCGGAGAGACCTTCCTTGACTGGAAGCAGATCGCCGAGGTTCTGCCAAGCATGTTCACGGTGGGCCTGCCCAATACGCTGGTCCTTGCGATCATTTCGGGACTTATCGGGGCCTTCGTCGGCCTGATTTTGGCTCTCATGGGAATTTCACGGAATCCTGTGGCACGGTGGGCCGCCCGGGTGTACACAGACATATTTCGTGGACTCCCGGCGGTTCTCACCATTCTGGTTATCGGCCTTGGATTCGGGCCAATTTTCCGCGAAATGACGGGCAGTAACAGCCCTTACCCCATGGGCATTGCGGCTCTGTCCCTCATGGCCGCGGCGTACACAGGCGAGATTTTCCGCTCCGGCATTCAGAGCGTGGACAAGGGGCAGCTTGAGGCATCGCGCGCCTTGGGATTCGGCTACGCTCCCTCGATGCGTCTCGTCGTGGTTCCCCAAGGCATCCGCAGGGTACTTCCTGCCCTCATGAATCAGTTCATTGCGCTGATCAAGGATTCCTCTTTGGTCTTCACCTTGGGCTTGCTGGCCACGGAACGCGAACTGTTCCAGATCGGCCAGGACGCAGCCGCTCGCAGCGGGAACCTGTCCCCCTACGTGGCAGCCGCCATTTTCTACCTGGCCATGACCATTCCGCTCACCCACTTGGTCAACTACATCGATGCCCGACTCCGGACCGGCCGGCCGGAAAAGAAAGAACCGGACGAGGCCGCAGCAGTCGTTGGAAAGGGAGCCCAGGCATGAGTGAATTCGCATCGGGAACCCTGAGCGCAAAGAACATCCACCTTTCCTTCGGGAGCAACCACGTGCTGCGGGGCATCGACCTGCACGTTCCACAGGGCACCACGGCCTCTGTGATCGGCC
Protein-coding regions in this window:
- a CDS encoding substrate-binding periplasmic protein gives rise to the protein MKIKAMKWLTTAPVALALAVSLAACGGGSSQPSGTPTDALKGSDQQTLDKYTTADVTPIDKIDKSKLNLITEGTLRVGTLSDAPPNIFVDPAGKFTGYDNELLRAMADKLGLKVEFASTKFQALLSQVKNKQFDVGSSSISTTDARRETVAFTNGYDFGYMALVTKEDAKVQTFAELKSGLRIGVVSGSVQEDYVKNTLNIEPVSFPDYNTVFASLKSGQVDAWVSPSQQATGQVKPGDGTKIAEKKLNTQNFTAYAVAKDNPALLEALNSALDAIVADGTWSKLTAQWYTDRPTAAEQTPEGWKPGSKAVKIPAK
- a CDS encoding 3'-5' exonuclease, with the translated sequence MSSWNTLPRAAFDLETTGRNSRAARIVTASITVVDHHGEVIKEHEWLADPGVEIPTEASDVHGVTTEQARRDGRPAHEVTREVAAVLQELFDSATPVIAFNASYDFTVLAAESARYGIPQLSRFPVLDPYIMNKQVDRYRKGKRTLTALCEEYGVVLDNAHTSAADALATLRVLDAMAGKFPKLVMPASQLHQLQVDWAVSQAADFQGYLRKTKPAAVIEGDWPVLPPQDATAGGF
- a CDS encoding amino acid ABC transporter permease; protein product: MDFLQRLGETFLDWKQIAEVLPSMFTVGLPNTLVLAIISGLIGAFVGLILALMGISRNPVARWAARVYTDIFRGLPAVLTILVIGLGFGPIFREMTGSNSPYPMGIAALSLMAAAYTGEIFRSGIQSVDKGQLEASRALGFGYAPSMRLVVVPQGIRRVLPALMNQFIALIKDSSLVFTLGLLATERELFQIGQDAAARSGNLSPYVAAAIFYLAMTIPLTHLVNYIDARLRTGRPEKKEPDEAAAVVGKGAQA